One genomic segment of Gemmatimonadota bacterium includes these proteins:
- a CDS encoding sulfatase-like hydrolase/transferase, producing the protein MTERPNLLLITTDTQRWDTLNCMGSSFAHSPHADRLAAEGVMFAQGHTPSPVCNPSRSSLITGLHTPIHGVWENGMTRLTHFPTLPDLLKEQGYTNIMVGKQHFGQTPDTFDIIIGQDDYREYIPKHGFTPQDCHKQPTPVPEEHFLDTFFAKQTIEQIDQVVKRDSGPFFAFCSLPAPHPPECPPGDWLTFYDNCDNLPDLNYTHREEQNQPTHTKRLLGIKPENECHPGEDPNTIKYWREAIGRIYDPQYRDTIMELRKTYYAYAAYCDALLGRILDYLDQNNLRENTLIIFTSDHGQQFFDHGFNDKHNFYDESWRVPFIMSMPGTLPQGETRDFAIWNDITTTLLAAAGTECPSMQGFDLFTPLARGEQSPRRCAVATLYKSCAVATKRWKLAYFFEEDEGRLFDRINDPQEQNDLYHQPDHREIRNELRHALLSWRGDIADLKTVLEGTTKSRGPNARGYTTVAPRIAPHTHQMRGTDAEQRLNEKCERIDE; encoded by the coding sequence ATGACCGAACGCCCCAACCTCTTACTCATCACAACAGACACCCAGCGCTGGGACACCCTCAACTGCATGGGCAGTTCGTTTGCCCATTCACCACACGCAGATCGCCTCGCAGCCGAAGGCGTCATGTTCGCACAGGGACACACGCCCTCACCCGTATGCAACCCCTCGCGCAGCAGCCTCATCACCGGTCTGCACACCCCCATACACGGCGTATGGGAAAACGGCATGACCCGCCTCACCCACTTCCCAACCCTACCCGACCTCCTCAAAGAACAGGGCTACACCAACATCATGGTCGGCAAACAACACTTTGGACAAACCCCAGACACCTTCGACATCATCATCGGTCAGGACGACTACAGAGAATACATCCCAAAACACGGATTCACACCCCAGGACTGCCACAAACAGCCCACACCCGTACCCGAAGAACACTTTCTCGACACCTTTTTCGCCAAACAAACCATCGAACAAATCGACCAGGTCGTCAAGCGCGATTCGGGTCCCTTCTTTGCCTTCTGCTCATTACCCGCGCCGCATCCACCCGAATGTCCACCGGGCGACTGGCTCACCTTTTACGACAACTGCGACAACCTGCCCGACCTCAATTACACCCACCGCGAAGAACAAAACCAGCCCACACACACCAAACGCCTGCTCGGCATCAAACCCGAAAACGAATGCCATCCGGGTGAAGACCCAAACACCATCAAATACTGGCGAGAAGCCATTGGCCGCATCTACGACCCGCAATACCGCGACACCATCATGGAACTCCGCAAAACCTATTATGCGTATGCCGCGTATTGCGACGCCCTCCTCGGTCGCATCCTGGACTACCTCGACCAGAATAACCTCCGAGAAAACACCCTGATCATCTTCACATCCGATCACGGGCAGCAATTCTTCGACCACGGCTTTAACGACAAACACAACTTCTACGATGAATCCTGGCGCGTCCCCTTTATCATGAGCATGCCCGGCACCCTCCCGCAAGGAGAAACGCGAGACTTCGCCATCTGGAACGACATCACCACAACCCTCCTCGCGGCTGCCGGCACCGAATGCCCCTCCATGCAGGGATTCGACCTCTTCACCCCACTCGCCAGAGGCGAACAATCCCCCCGCCGCTGCGCCGTTGCCACCCTCTACAAATCCTGCGCCGTCGCCACCAAACGCTGGAAACTCGCCTACTTCTTTGAAGAAGACGAAGGCCGTCTATTTGACCGCATCAACGACCCCCAGGAACAAAACGACCTCTACCACCAACCGGACCATCGAGAAATCCGCAACGAACTGCGCCACGCCCTCTTATCCTGGCGCGGCGACATCGCCGACCTCAAAACCGTCCTGGAAGGCACAACAAAAAGCAGGGGACCAAACGCCCGGGGATACACCACCGTAGCCCCTCGCATAGCCCCACACACCCATCAAATGCGCGGCACCGATGCCGAACAGCGCCTCAATGAAAAATGTGAACGGATAGACGAATAG